The genomic region GGAATGTTAATAAAGTTATTACTGGCTTGGTGAACCTTTCTTCATATTTATCGAAAGTCAATGGAATTGTCACGAGCTCCACATTATTAATTGATTAACTTGTTTTGTTTGCCAGATTCGGCTGGTTGATTTTCTGCTTGATTTCAGTCTTTCTAGTCTTCTAGTTGCATTTCACTGTGAATAATTGCCCTATTTTCTACATTTGAAATGCATATTCAGAATAACTGAGTCTTTTACACTGTTGTATTTCCAGATTTACAACGCAATTCCAGTTTAACCGAAATCATATTTTGGTATTCTTCTCTATTCTGGGCAACTGAGACTAGCTGTATAACATCTTCGATGTGAGACTGGGTGTTAAAAAGGGAGGTTTTCTTGAATGCTCCCTTGAATGCTCTTTGAAATTTGCATTGGCAGTGGATCTGTAGCCAATTATATGAATGGTTTTCTCTCACGGGTGCCTGGCTTTTATTGGATCTCCTTCTTTTTGATCTTCTTTCACCAAAATTAAGAAaagcataaaaaattcaaattcgaTATTGACAGTTTCATGATCCTTATGGTGGTAAAGGTTCCCTGTCCCACAGCCAACAGGGTGAAAACCATAGTCTTTTGGAATTGAGTGCTGACATTGAGTTCGAGTTCAAGAAACatttcacttttctcttgtacactGGGTAGCCCCATTCAAGCAGAAATGGCTGTTGCTGTTCTAGACGGTGTAAATAGACAATACGATGgtttcaagaaattggatagcaGGCAGACAGTGAGGCGGCGTGTTTTTGTGCAGACAGACACAGGCAGTGTTTTGGGTATTGAATTAGATAGAGCTGACAATGCAAACACTGTTAAAAAGAAGATGCAGAAAGCCCTGAATGTGCCCACTGATGAAAGCTCTCTGACATTTGGAGATACAGTGCTGAAGAATGATTTGAGTGCGGTATGCAATGATGCTCCCCTTCGTCTTACGAGAGGATCTTTCCATCGAAGTTCCTCTACACCGTGCCTTTCTCCAACTGTTGATGGTCAGCCACAAAGAGATAGAAGTGGGCCTGTTGAGATTGTTGGAGGCTCAAGCTGCTCTGGGGAAATTAAAAAGTTGGTTAAGGATGTAGTTAAGGCTGTTGAGTGTGGTGTAGAGCCAATTCCTGCTTGTGGTGGCCTTGGTGGTGCTTACTTTTTTCGGAACAGGAGAGGTGAATATGTTGCTATTGTAAAGCCAACAGATGAGGAGCCTTTTGCGCCAAACAATCCTAAAGGTTTTGTGGGCAAAGTTCTGGGGCAACCAGGGTTGAAGAGATCAGTAAGAGTGGGAGAGACAGGAATCAGGGAAGTGGCTGCTTATCTTTTAGACCACGATCATTTTGCAAAGGTGCCCCTTACTGTCCTCGTTAAAATCACACATTCAATTTTTAATGTTAACAAACCGATGACTAAAAGCAAACTTCAAAATGAAAGACAGACTGTAAGTAAGATAGCTTCCTTTCAGCAGTTTGTCCCACATGATTTTGATGCCAGTGACCATGGAACTTCTAGTTTTCCAGTGGCTTCTGTCCATAGGATTGGAATATTAGATATTAGGATACTTAATACCGATAGACATGCAGGCAACCTTCTTGTGAAAAATATGGAAAGAGTAGGAAGATACTGTCAAGTTAGGGGAGAATCTGTGGAGCTCATACCCATAGATCATGGTCTGTGCCTTCCAGAAAATCTGGAAGATCCATATTTTGAGTGGCTCCATTGGCCTCAGGCTTCGATACCTTTTTCAGAAGATGAACTGGAATATATATACAAGCTTGATCCCAACAAGGATGCAGAGATGTTGAGAGTGAAATTACCTATGGTACGAGAGGCTTGTTTAAGGATTCTAGTGCTGTGCACTGTTTTCTTGAAAAAAGCTGCCGAATCTGGTCTTTGTCTTGCAGAAATTGGATCAATGATGAGCCGTGAATTTCAGGGAATGGAAGAGGCACCGAGTGAATTGGAAGTTGTTTGTATGCAGGCAAAGTTGCAGGTTGATCATGAAATGTCTGCCATTAGGTCTGAGGGAGAGGAGGATAAAATTTCGGAAATTTCATTGGAAGAAGACCACATGGCTGAGCAGATTCAGTTTGACATGGactatgaggatgatgaggatgattacATAAATACTGCTAGTAATATCTGGATGAAGAAAACATGTTTAAATCATGACAGCCGACATGACTCCATGGAAGTAAATGGCTTTAACAAATTTGAAACTGGTAGAGTTCCCTATTTATTTCCTCAATCCTTGTCATCACCTTCCCAAAGAACTGATTTGTGCATTAATTCTTTCTCAAATGGTACACTCAGAAGCTCACGTGGAGGTAAGTTTCCCTTTGAATCAAATTGCCCTTCCCCTAGACATGACTCTGTGGAAGTAAATGATGTTAACAAATTTGAAACTGGTAGAGTTCCCCATTTATTTCCTCGATTCTCATCGTCCCCTTCCCAAAGAACTGATTTGTGCATTAACTCTATTTCAAATGGTACACCCAGAAGTTCCCGTGGAGGTAAGTTTCCCTTTGGATCAAATTGTGCTTCCCCTAGGACTCCAAAGGGAGGATGCTGGAGTACGCTTTCAAAGCTGGAAGAGATTCCATCTTTAGaggaaaatgaaatggaagaaccAGTTCCTGAAATGCAAGAACCAATTCCCGAAATGCAAAATCCAGGTCTATTGAGGAATGCAGGGAAGGCTTCATTCAATCATCAAGGAAGCCCTTTTTCTTCAGGGCTCTCTGCATCTCTGAGGTGTACTAGCTTCTCAGACAGGAACCAGGGTGGTTCTCGTCATGCAGGATTTCAGAAAGGGCGTAGTAGTAAGCAAGGAGTATCAGCTGCTGGAGCCATGCAAAGTGGGCATGAGACAGGTGCAATGACCGGAAACTATATCAAGTTCTCAGATATGATTGAGGAAGAGTGGGCTTTGTTTATTGAATATTTTCAGGATCTTTTGCCAGGTGCTTTTGCTTCAAGGAAAAGTATGAGTTCAAGCCACAGACAGAGGCTTGGCACTTCGTGCCAGTTTTGAGTAATAGTATATGAGTCACAaggcttaatttttttttttctcatgaaGAGTTTTGGGAACCTTATATGGCTATTGGGTCCTTCCTGTAGCATATGTACATTACGTGTATAGGTTTTGGATCAGAGTTTTAACAACTTCTTTTAGAAGTCTAGGATTGTGCATATACTTGCACATATACCAACCAGAGTCATTTAATTTCTGGCTCACTCTTGCGACATTGTAAATATTTCAACAGACTTCAGGGCTGCTTTCTATGAATGGTGGGTGATTGAAGTGTACATTGTAAGATAGGGTCATGAGCAGTCCGTTTTTTTTAATCTTTGACTGAAACTGCCATTGGTGTTAACCAGACCTATGCAACTGGGTCCTGATCCATATAAAATTCTTCATAAGGCAAGTGAGCTTGCTTATTATCTTTGTCTGGGATCTTGTTTTAAGTCCTTTCGACTTCCAGCAAAGTTAAAACACTAATTTTCAATTAGAGCGAGACCTTAAGGTTTCTTGTTTGATGGCTTGGTACTTGCAGAGCTAATATTTTATGCTTTGCTTATATGATGTTCTCATCTGCTGTATCTGAACGAGTGTTTGGTGGCTTTGTTCTTCAAGTACCCCTTGCATGAAGGGGGTTGCTAATAATGGAGATGCAAAGAGCAGGTTTCAAACTGCGTTTTACAGTTCATTTCTTTCATTTATATAAAAGTTTGCCTAATGCAAAAGGCAAATACCAGCTCAGCTAAATGCTTACAAGTGCAATTTCAGGCGGTGCCGGATAGAGGAGTTGGGGAACCTAAAGCAATCTTGCATGAAGGGGGTTGCTAATAATGGAGATGCAAAGAGCAGGTTTCAAACTGCATTTTACAGTTCATTTCTTTCATTTATATAAAAGTTTGCCTAATGCAAAAGGCAAATACCAGCTCAGCTAAATGCCTACAAGTGCAATTTCAGGCGGTGCCGGATAGTAGAGGAGTTGGGGAACGTAAAGCAATCTTTTATTCGTAGCTCTTGCAACTTGGAAGGCTTAAAGATCATGTCAATGGTACGGTGAAAATTATGATACTTTGGATTGGCAAAATGACTTTATGACTACTTGCAGAATCAATGTAGCTGTTTCTGATGGGAGAATGGATATCAGATGCGTAGTTAGTTTGATCTTTAGTTGCTGTTGTTGTAAGAAGGCTAGTCAGTTTTTACAATTTTGTTTTGCAGTCCTAGATAGCGAGTTCTTAAGCATAAAAGCTTTTAGATGTTTGTCAAGATGTTGCAGATTATATGTTTGAACATGGGATCATTTTGGTGTGCTGTTCGTTGAAGGCATTATTGTGAAGTTGCTAGTAACTTTGATTTTGTTAGTTGTGACTTTCTGTGTCTTTGAGAACAAATCGTGTTATACAGAATATTTTGTGCAGATAGATGTTCAGGGTAGACGAGGCCAGGCCATGATTTGGTGGTTGCCAAATCTGGATATGTACACTTTTTGTTTTAGTAAATGTAAGTTTCTTActtatcaaaaaaagaaaaatacaatttTCTGACATTATTAGCAACAGAGATATACAAGGTAAATCTAAATGATTTACAGTGAAATGACAGGTTTCAGCTGATAGGGGCTTACATATATGATTTAGAGCCTTCATTACCCAATTAGTAGTGTGAAATCAATAGACTTGTTAATCAGGGTTATTGGTGCAAGGCTGATGCTATGCATGTGGATGATAACTATTTTAAATTAGTTTTAGTTACTCTTTACATTTTGTTAAAAATTAATAGATTTTGTTTATTGTTCTCTTTTATTTAATCACATCATCTCACAAAATGAAAGAACAAAAACTAGTTCTAATCGGATCATATTCTATTTTTAAACACATTGAAAATACTAATAAAATTAATTGAAGCTATAAAATTTCCTTTTTATCCCTTTATTGTGGAAACATTCCTTCCGTTATCACATATTTTATTTCTCAATTCAAACCATATTTTTTCATATAAGCGGTAACCTCTTTTCTTAGCCTATTTCTTTTATAAACTTTTAATCTTCCCAATGTCTTCGATCACCTTCATTGTTATCTAATAGAAGATAATGTGTCATGGAATTCAAGAATAAATTAGCACGAAAAATTAGACTCTCATTTGTTCACGTAAATGATTAATTTGCATAAATTTTTTCTTTCCATTGAATACTTGTGTCCActtaaaatatattaatgcaaattaatttgttttttatttgtatcattaagtaatttaaaaaataaaattgaaggtaTTCAAGAATAATCTCATAATTTGTTTTCTTTAGATTAAGGTTTTAAGAAATGCATGATATTATATGtatttttgattttgatatcatttCAAGAATTTGTAATAATGGAAAGTAGAGACAGCCTTAAAAGAGGATGGGAGATGGAATGAGAAGAAGAAAAAGTTAAATTCTTGATCACCTCTCCAATCCCTCTCTTTTAAAGCTACATTTGCTTTCCATTTTTATAAATTCTCTATTCTTGATAATGGATCATTAAGTGTGtttcaaaatgttgataaaaaatgaTGGATCAGTTATAAACTTACGCATGACAATCTTTGTGAAGAGTAGTTAATCATAGTTGGGCTGTCAACTTATCTAATCCTTCACTTATTTCATATGCAAAGATAACAAAGCTAACTAGtatttttagaaaaataataaattaatgtaaaacaaaaatataatttaattttgtGAATTAACAATTCTACTTCTATATAATATTCCAATGGTCATTGTATATGTATGAAGAGGTGAGGGGGAGTGAAGATTTCCCCTTTCATCGTTGACAAACCATCGTCCAAGCAATAGTCATTAGGGTCCACAAACTGTAGATAGGGTCCACAATCTGTAGATCATTTGGCAGGGAGTCGGCAAAAGGAGGATCGGAAGGGGTCTTTGTCCACTTCAAGGGAGTTGTAGAAGCTTGGACTGGAGCAGTAACAACAATAGCGTTCAGGAAATCAGACTGCAAATCAGGCCGAGCAGCATCAGAATCGTCAGAATGTCCCTCTGAAGCGTAGACCGTTAAATGGTCCagagtagcatccttccaccaggtGGGAACCCCTCATCGATGAGAAAACTAGTAGTCCAAGGCCAGGTGGCTAGTGGTAAAGCATTTTCAGTAGCGGAAGGGGAGGCCCTCGAAATCAAGTGGTTGTGttcatggcctatccccaaccatgagaaccatATCAACAGGGAGTAGTGAAGCAACATCAATGTCAACTAAAATACGGGCAAACGTGGAGTGGTCCATAGAGGTGTCCTTGTCCACCATCAGGAAGTGACCAATGGAGTTACCAATAGCCTCGTAGCACGACTGCTCCAAAAAATGAAGCGGGAGGTTCGAAAGGCGGACCCAAACTGGACGCACATTTAGTGGTTTAGTGAGAGGGTTGAAAGTAGTAGTCCAGGGTTTTATCGAGAGAGGGTGAGCATCCTAGGCCCACACCTTACTCATAATCAATACATATGTTATTTTCCCTTATGTTTTGGTTTATTATTAGTAGGTTGTACTTAAGCATCAATTAGTGAAGGCACAAATTACATGTAACTTGACAAATATTATTCTACTTTGATCCCATTATTACTCATCCTCAAAATCCCAATTGCTAGATATCCTACTCCACCTTGCTTCAAATTTGTGAGTAGATTTTaaccccaaaattcaaaatttaaaatttagaactttaaaattcaaaattcaaacattgTCACccttttttgttagtttttatGACTTGACTAAAGTAAGAATGATTTCAATTTACAAACTAGAATGGTGTATTTAAGGATTAATCcttgataaaaaataattatctaGATTTGATTTAAGTGAAAGTATAATCTATTTAgcacattaaaatttaattgtaaaagaatagAAATGGTTATATCAACATGCATCATCATCCTAGGAGCATATTGTATGCTTTCTTATTATTCTTGACATTAGTTCATTGTCATTGAATAGGTAGATATCTAAGGGTTTAACTCAGGAAGACATAAACCTCACAATTTAACAAATTCACGAAATGTGTTTCTATATATCATCCATTCCTTACTAGATTCATAAGACAAACATATAGGCAAACAAGCTTTAGTTAGCAAAGTTCATCAAGATTAGATTTATCATTCACAAGTTCAGTTCCACACAATGGTTTAGATCTACACTTGCGAAAGTGAACTTGAGAGTTTAAAAACCAGATTTCTAGATCACTAGGAGCCTTATTATAGGTCATTAACTTCTGGCATTATGACAAATGAACACCTAACATGTATTGTGACATCTTCATTACCTCCAAAGTGAAATATTctctcatttatttaatttagttttcacatttattataaaattaataatGATACCTAATTTCAATCCCAACGCATCTATCTAGGGTAAttgccaatttttttatatattaaatatggagtattaaaaaatatacaaaattatagtGAGCAACTCACTGATTTGTCCAACATTAGACTCTTACTAGCTACAATGTTTCCCAAAATGGCACCATTCCATAATCAGGACATCTTGCTTTCATTGCTCAATTCCTAGTTGATTGCTCTTAGTGGAGGAGAGTTGGTTGAGAGCTATTCATTGGATCTAGTACCTTCAATGATGAAGTCTTCTCCAGCAGTGATGAAGTACCTTGGGTCAACTGTCTTCTTTTTAGTCTCTTTTGCCTTTGCTTATTTAGTTGTACTTCCTTATAAAGTCCATCCATTCCTTATAGCTGGGTGTTTGATAAGCATGTTGTATGGCCAAGTATGCCCCTATGTTACATCTTGCATGTTAATTGTCACAATCCCATCTCCTAACATTTTAAGGAATTTTTCTTGTGAGATTTCCATGGTCATTGTAACCTGCACGAGGATATGAAGAAATGTGAGTCTTCTAGAAGACTTAGTAAGTGCTCTCATACACTCATTAAATTTCTCATCATTTCTAACCTTCCAAACATGCCACAATATTTTAGTTGATAATCAAAGCCAAAACATATTATGTCCTATACTTAGATTAAtaacaaaaaataatttaaattatgcaACTGGTTTTATTGTTGTTCCAATTCTTAATACTCGCACAAAATATATTCCATATTTCTTTAGCATAtagacaataaaaaaaaaatgatgaaatgatTAAGGCTTCCTATAGAGTGAGCAAATTTCAATATCATTACTCTTCATTTTATAAGGTAGCCTCTATAGTATGAGAAACCACTTGAAACAAGCCTTTTTAGGCTCCAAAATATTAGACTATGTATGCTTATGCTTGAAAGTATTTTGCCATTGTTTATTATTATGCTTAACATTCTAGgttaaggtaataaaaaataaaataaaatcatcattAGATAAGGATTTATAAACTGTTTTTAACTTTAACATTATTTAACATATAACCATCCTCCCATTTTAGATAATTGTAATTATCTAGATTATTGTTATAAGTAATAGGGGGGTGAAGCTCCTTACAAGCATTCTTCAAGATGGAGTATGCCTCCTAATGTGTAGAGAGTAGGTGAAACTCAAAACTAAGTGATGTTCAATCTTTCAAAAGGCAATTATGAAGCATATGGCTAAAACATCTAATGCCTTTTTGACCCCAACTTTCGATTGAGCAGCCTTGCAAAAGTGCAAGAGGTTTGTTTTTCATGTTCtagattccaccaaatagatctatGTGCAAATACTTCCTTGGTGTTTATGTCAACACATTGACATCCTCTTACCTTTGCTTTGACCATCTCCCAAGCCTTTCAAAGGCTCTTAAATACTATAGACTCTACAAGGATAATATGATacctactatagacacctaaaattgtcctagcctaattaattaaatattttatttatttattttatcctaagacttctattaattaaatagatttttatttatttaattaattctctaatCTTCGTCTAGtctttttccatttaaataaatatttttatctacTTTAATTATcctttctctaaattaaataaatattttatttatttaattggtcccacctcttctactaattaaataattatttatttatttatttaattaattcattagctttttccctccatgacacttgtcacttatctcttaatttacctttaaccacctctctaatattttcctattttctatacctaccctctaattggagccgaccatttatccttccacatcttaatcctagccctccatttctagggCACCCTCTATAAAAGAGACCTCTTCCCTATCTTTTCATAATCTTGATCATTCAATCAAGTGTCTACATCCTATAAAATTGCATAGACAACCACAATCTattctctattgagctcttgtgcacacaaaaaatctaagagcaaccataaccaatattaagcaagatcaacagagataggaaacaatggagatcaaaccctaatgagcatgtgaatggtataatccttCTATTTTGATGTTTTGCATGTTTGTAGGTTCtccattggtgtatggtggatttcattgtataattagggttttatgtggttgaatctttatttggttttacaatattttgaATTCCCAATTCCATTGCATACACCTACTTGTAAGAAGATCATAGAAGGGCAGATTCCTCCACATTTTTTCCTTGTTTAGGAATAATGAGCTGCATGTTTTTCCTTActaaaatgtagacgtataaatttgaccacctagttaaataaatatttaatatttatttaaaccacatccccctattaattaaattttatttaattaatttctccttctttcatccatttgattaaatgaattattcaatttatttaattaaattcatctaaccactttctaacctttaattaaataaatcactttattcaattaaatccccttttcaccattttaattaaatttacatttaattaaaatcatccttgcatataaataaattaaatttatttataaactctccacttgcattttcctacaaatgcaagttttatctattttagttgaaataagacatttttattctaattaaaatcctATACCCTCCACTTGCAccttcctacatttcccacttgccttaCAAAATTTTTCTA from Cryptomeria japonica chromosome 3, Sugi_1.0, whole genome shotgun sequence harbors:
- the LOC131029173 gene encoding phosphatidylinositol 4-kinase gamma 6; amino-acid sequence: MAVAVLDGVNRQYDGFKKLDSRQTVRRRVFVQTDTGSVLGIELDRADNANTVKKKMQKALNVPTDESSLTFGDTVLKNDLSAVCNDAPLRLTRGSFHRSSSTPCLSPTVDGQPQRDRSGPVEIVGGSSCSGEIKKLVKDVVKAVECGVEPIPACGGLGGAYFFRNRRGEYVAIVKPTDEEPFAPNNPKGFVGKVLGQPGLKRSVRVGETGIREVAAYLLDHDHFAKVPLTVLVKITHSIFNVNKPMTKSKLQNERQTVSKIASFQQFVPHDFDASDHGTSSFPVASVHRIGILDIRILNTDRHAGNLLVKNMERVGRYCQVRGESVELIPIDHGLCLPENLEDPYFEWLHWPQASIPFSEDELEYIYKLDPNKDAEMLRVKLPMVREACLRILVLCTVFLKKAAESGLCLAEIGSMMSREFQGMEEAPSELEVVCMQAKLQVDHEMSAIRSEGEEDKISEISLEEDHMAEQIQFDMDYEDDEDDYINTASNIWMKKTCLNHDSRHDSMEVNGFNKFETGRVPYLFPQSLSSPSQRTDLCINSFSNGTLRSSRGGKFPFESNCPSPRHDSVEVNDVNKFETGRVPHLFPRFSSSPSQRTDLCINSISNGTPRSSRGGKFPFGSNCASPRTPKGGCWSTLSKLEEIPSLEENEMEEPVPEMQEPIPEMQNPGLLRNAGKASFNHQGSPFSSGLSASLRCTSFSDRNQGGSRHAGFQKGRSSKQGVSAAGAMQSGHETGAMTGNYIKFSDMIEEEWALFIEYFQDLLPGAFASRKSMSSSHRQRLGTSCQF